A single region of the Aeromonas hydrophila subsp. hydrophila ATCC 7966 genome encodes:
- a CDS encoding efflux transporter outer membrane subunit produces MTMYHLSKLGLCLTLALGLGACSQQSSYQRQELALADHWQQPDDGLTRQQAGPWWQGFHDPELDRLIEAVLAANPDMQVAGLRLRSALLGADLADTNLTPSVNAGISGNGTKDLKSGKASGSMGPSLTLGYEVDLWGRLASVRDQASWEAEASAQDLAATRLMLIGKALEQYWQLAYLGSAITLGQQQLANYERAEQLTQAKYRAGAVTRLDLVQASQQKAGKQAELSSLLMQQEQARNALRLLLGRSSGPLAFEPKALPTAPIPTLAVGIPADVLARRPDVRAAELRLRKTLAKGDEIRTGFYPTLSLTGGASSSSDTLTQVLQNPVGTLGATLALPFLEYNKTRLAIAGSRLDYQIAEAEFRKQLYGALVEVEDGLATRHHGEQRLNYLAEQLDFAKEAERLARARYQAGATGVQPWLDEQNRLWDAELALLGQQKEQLNTMARIYKALGGSDRS; encoded by the coding sequence ATGACGATGTACCACTTATCCAAACTGGGGCTCTGCCTCACCCTGGCGCTCGGTCTCGGCGCCTGCAGCCAGCAGAGCAGCTATCAGCGGCAAGAGCTGGCGCTGGCCGACCACTGGCAACAGCCGGACGACGGCCTCACCCGGCAGCAGGCCGGCCCCTGGTGGCAAGGCTTCCACGACCCCGAGCTGGATCGGCTGATCGAGGCCGTGCTGGCCGCCAACCCGGACATGCAGGTAGCCGGTCTGCGCCTGCGCAGTGCCCTGCTCGGCGCCGATCTGGCCGATACCAACCTGACCCCCTCGGTCAATGCCGGCATCAGCGGCAATGGCACCAAGGACCTGAAAAGCGGCAAGGCCAGCGGCAGCATGGGTCCCTCCCTGACCCTCGGCTACGAGGTGGATCTGTGGGGCCGGCTCGCCTCGGTGCGGGATCAGGCGAGCTGGGAGGCCGAGGCCTCCGCCCAGGATCTGGCGGCCACCCGCCTGATGCTGATCGGCAAGGCGCTGGAGCAGTACTGGCAACTGGCCTATCTCGGCTCGGCCATCACCCTCGGCCAGCAGCAGCTCGCCAACTATGAGCGTGCCGAGCAGCTGACCCAGGCCAAGTACCGGGCCGGCGCCGTGACCCGACTCGACCTGGTGCAGGCCAGCCAGCAAAAAGCCGGCAAGCAGGCGGAGCTCAGCTCGCTCCTGATGCAGCAGGAGCAGGCCCGCAATGCCCTACGGCTGTTGCTCGGCCGCAGCAGCGGCCCGCTGGCGTTCGAACCCAAGGCGCTGCCGACGGCCCCCATCCCCACGCTGGCGGTCGGCATTCCGGCCGATGTGCTGGCGCGGCGCCCCGACGTGCGCGCCGCCGAGCTGCGCCTGCGCAAGACCCTGGCGAAAGGGGACGAGATCCGCACAGGTTTCTACCCCACCCTGAGCCTGACCGGCGGGGCCAGCAGCAGCTCGGACACCCTGACCCAGGTGCTGCAAAACCCGGTGGGTACCCTGGGTGCCACGCTGGCGCTGCCCTTCCTCGAATACAACAAGACCCGGCTCGCCATCGCGGGTTCCAGGCTCGATTACCAGATAGCCGAAGCGGAGTTTCGCAAGCAGCTTTATGGCGCGCTGGTGGAGGTGGAGGATGGTCTGGCCACCCGCCACCACGGCGAGCAGCGCCTGAACTACCTGGCTGAGCAGCTGGACTTTGCCAAGGAGGCGGAGCGGCTGGCCAGAGCCCGCTATCAGGCTGGCGCCACCGGAGTACAACCCTGGCTGGATGAGCAGAACCGGTTGTGGGATGCCGAGCTCGCCCTGCTCGGCCAGCAGAAGGAGCAGCTCAACACCATGGCCAGGATCTACAAGGCACTGGGAGGGAGCGATCGCAGCTGA
- a CDS encoding universal stress protein encodes MTSTNIVLLLEGKDYEQETLAKASQLAQAMGGELTLLHLTHSSKMRRKSLSLSEEERSAQGTLDAKAIISELITTLQHPVDYQCLVVDDVVPDLKRWLAANPTDLLLVGSRHHWMEGSLARLLIYKLPIDIQICHEPYSEQLKAVG; translated from the coding sequence ATGACCTCAACCAATATTGTGCTGTTGCTGGAAGGCAAGGATTACGAGCAGGAGACGCTGGCCAAAGCGAGTCAATTGGCACAAGCCATGGGGGGCGAGCTGACCCTGTTGCACCTGACCCACAGCAGCAAGATGCGCCGCAAGAGCCTGTCGCTGTCGGAAGAGGAGCGCAGCGCCCAAGGCACGCTGGATGCCAAGGCCATCATCAGCGAGCTCATCACCACCCTGCAGCACCCGGTGGATTACCAGTGTCTGGTGGTCGATGACGTGGTGCCCGACCTGAAACGCTGGCTGGCCGCCAACCCGACCGATCTGCTGCTGGTCGGCAGCCGCCACCACTGGATGGAAGGCTCCCTGGCCCGCCTGCTCATCTACAAGCTGCCGATCGACATCCAGATCTGCCACGAGCCCTACAGCGAGCAGCTCAAAGCCGTCGGTTGA
- a CDS encoding MacB family efflux pump subunit, whose translation MSEPLIQLKGIERRYQSGEQEVTVLHPLDLTIEAGEMIAIVGASGSGKSTLMNLLGCLDRPSSGQYLFRGQDTATLDALSLARLRCHHFGFIFQRYHLLPHLNAAANVEIPAVYAGTSRAERQARSQALLTRLGLSDRSHHTPSQLSGGQQQRVSIARALANGGEVILADEPTGALDSQSGKEVMAILKELHAQGHTIILVTHDMEVASHADRIITLKDGRVQEDSGRKPAAVPVTPTAAPAGKEGVGHDWDRYREAARMALHAMLAHRMRTFLTMLGIIIGIAAVVSVVALGQGARAKVIDQINAMGTNTIDIFPGKDWGDEKAASIQTLNKRDLDALLGQPYLEGASPQIAAPGQLRYRNKTSSGSIVGVGNDFFRVKGMKLTNGRLFDERDIQNRAAVAVVDGKTIESLLGKQDPVGQVVLVGTLPVRIIGVVEEETGFGRSSQSVNVWLPYSAVMSRLISQNHFSQLTIRVKDGVQPALAEQAAIELLTQRHGVKDFFTFSSDSIIKSVEKTTATMTLLVSAIAVISLIVGGVGVMNIMLVSVVERTREIGIRIAVGARQSDILQQFLIEAVMVSLLGGMLGVGVSLFIGLLFSLFVESIQMHFSLFSILMAFGCSSLIGILFGYLPARNAARLDPVEALARE comes from the coding sequence GTGAGCGAGCCGCTGATCCAGCTCAAGGGGATCGAGCGCCGCTATCAGAGCGGGGAGCAGGAAGTGACCGTGCTCCATCCGCTCGACCTCACCATCGAGGCGGGGGAGATGATCGCCATCGTCGGTGCCTCCGGCTCCGGCAAGTCGACCCTGATGAACCTGCTGGGCTGCCTCGATCGGCCGAGCAGCGGCCAGTACCTGTTCCGCGGCCAGGATACCGCGACCCTGGATGCCCTCTCCCTCGCCCGGCTGCGCTGCCATCACTTCGGCTTCATCTTTCAGCGCTACCACCTGCTGCCGCACCTCAATGCCGCCGCCAACGTGGAGATCCCGGCCGTCTACGCCGGTACGTCGCGGGCCGAGCGCCAGGCCCGCTCCCAGGCGCTGCTCACCCGGCTGGGGCTCAGCGATCGCAGCCATCACACCCCGAGCCAGCTCTCCGGCGGCCAGCAGCAGCGGGTCAGTATCGCCCGGGCGCTGGCCAACGGCGGCGAGGTGATCCTGGCGGACGAACCGACCGGGGCCCTCGACAGCCAGAGCGGCAAGGAGGTGATGGCCATTCTCAAAGAGCTCCACGCCCAGGGCCACACCATCATTCTGGTGACCCACGACATGGAGGTGGCCAGCCACGCCGACCGGATCATCACCCTGAAAGATGGCCGGGTGCAGGAGGACAGCGGCCGCAAGCCGGCGGCCGTCCCCGTGACCCCGACCGCCGCCCCTGCCGGCAAGGAAGGGGTAGGCCACGACTGGGATCGCTACCGGGAAGCGGCGCGCATGGCGCTGCACGCCATGCTGGCCCACCGCATGCGCACCTTCCTCACCATGCTTGGCATCATCATCGGCATCGCCGCCGTGGTGAGCGTGGTGGCGCTCGGTCAGGGGGCCCGCGCCAAGGTGATCGATCAGATCAACGCCATGGGCACCAACACCATCGACATCTTCCCCGGCAAGGATTGGGGGGACGAGAAGGCGGCCAGCATCCAGACCCTCAACAAGCGGGATCTCGACGCCCTGCTCGGTCAGCCCTACCTGGAAGGGGCCAGTCCCCAGATAGCCGCCCCCGGCCAGCTGCGTTATCGCAACAAGACCAGCAGCGGCAGCATAGTGGGGGTCGGCAACGACTTCTTCCGGGTCAAGGGGATGAAGCTCACCAACGGCCGGTTGTTCGACGAGCGTGACATCCAGAACCGGGCAGCGGTGGCGGTGGTGGACGGCAAGACCATCGAGAGCCTGCTCGGCAAGCAGGATCCCGTCGGCCAGGTGGTACTGGTCGGCACCCTGCCGGTGCGCATCATCGGCGTGGTGGAAGAGGAGACCGGATTTGGCCGCAGCAGCCAGTCGGTGAACGTCTGGCTGCCCTACAGCGCCGTGATGAGCCGCCTCATCTCCCAGAACCACTTCAGCCAGCTCACCATCCGGGTCAAGGACGGGGTGCAACCGGCGCTGGCCGAACAGGCCGCCATCGAGCTGCTGACCCAGCGCCACGGGGTGAAGGACTTCTTCACCTTCAGCAGCGACAGCATCATCAAGTCAGTGGAGAAGACCACCGCTACCATGACACTGCTGGTCTCCGCCATCGCGGTGATCTCCCTCATCGTCGGCGGTGTCGGGGTGATGAACATCATGCTGGTGTCGGTGGTGGAGCGTACCCGCGAGATCGGCATCCGCATCGCGGTCGGCGCCCGCCAGTCGGACATACTGCAGCAGTTTCTGATCGAGGCGGTGATGGTGAGCCTGCTGGGCGGCATGCTCGGGGTCGGCGTCTCCCTCTTCATCGGTCTGCTCTTCTCCCTGTTCGTGGAGAGCATCCAGATGCACTTCTCGCTCTTTTCCATCCTGATGGCGTTTGGCTGTTCCTCGCTCATCGGGATCCTGTTTGGCTACCTGCCCGCCCGCAATGCCGCCCGGCTCGACCCGGTCGAGGCGCTGGCGAGGGAATGA
- the macA gene encoding macrolide transporter subunit MacA translates to MNITPQQRKIALLALVLLLAIGWLIWPSKTPEPVLTAQVTRQDVEQTVLASGVLQAIEQVDVGAQVSGQVTYLAVEAGQKVKQGDLLAEIDPLIAQNNLKTAEADLASRRAQLKIKQAQLKQNELSWRRQQQMFRQEASSRADLESAEALLAVTKAELQSAQAEVENAQIKVERTKTELGYNRIQAPMDGTVVSIVTRQGQTLAASQTVPTLLKLANLETMTVKAQISEADVTRVKAGMPVYFTLMGDPDTRYHGTLRTVELAPTNINEQATSTTTTSNAAVYYYALFDVPNPDHTLRVAMTTQVTIVLGERKQVLTIPQTALGKKLGENEYEVTLLKEDDQKETRRIKTGMKDDIKIEVVSGLSEQEKVTLGQGKPASNNDVEIML, encoded by the coding sequence ATGAACATAACTCCCCAGCAGAGAAAAATTGCCCTGCTCGCCCTCGTCCTCTTGCTCGCCATCGGCTGGCTGATCTGGCCGAGCAAGACGCCCGAGCCGGTGCTGACCGCCCAGGTGACTCGCCAGGACGTAGAGCAGACCGTGCTGGCCAGCGGGGTACTGCAGGCCATCGAGCAGGTGGACGTTGGTGCCCAGGTTTCCGGCCAGGTCACCTATCTCGCGGTGGAAGCGGGCCAGAAGGTCAAGCAGGGGGATTTGCTGGCCGAAATCGACCCGCTGATCGCCCAGAACAACCTCAAGACCGCCGAGGCGGATCTCGCCAGTCGCCGCGCCCAGCTCAAGATCAAGCAGGCCCAGCTCAAGCAGAATGAGCTGAGCTGGCGCCGTCAGCAGCAGATGTTCAGGCAGGAGGCGAGCTCGCGCGCCGATCTGGAGAGCGCCGAAGCCCTCCTGGCCGTGACCAAAGCCGAGCTGCAAAGCGCCCAGGCCGAGGTCGAGAATGCCCAGATCAAGGTGGAACGCACCAAGACCGAGCTCGGCTACAACCGCATTCAGGCCCCCATGGATGGCACCGTCGTCAGCATTGTGACCCGTCAGGGCCAGACCCTGGCCGCCAGCCAGACGGTGCCGACCCTGCTCAAGCTCGCCAACCTAGAGACCATGACGGTCAAGGCGCAGATCTCGGAAGCGGACGTCACCCGGGTCAAGGCCGGCATGCCGGTCTACTTCACCCTGATGGGAGACCCGGATACCCGCTACCACGGCACCCTGCGCACCGTCGAGCTGGCTCCCACCAACATCAACGAGCAGGCCACCAGCACCACGACCACCAGCAACGCCGCCGTTTACTACTACGCCCTATTCGACGTGCCAAACCCGGATCACACCCTGCGGGTCGCCATGACCACCCAGGTCACTATCGTGCTCGGCGAGCGCAAGCAGGTGCTGACCATTCCGCAGACCGCCCTTGGCAAGAAGCTCGGGGAGAACGAGTACGAGGTCACCCTGCTCAAGGAGGACGATCAGAAGGAGACCCGCCGCATCAAGACCGGCATGAAGGACGACATCAAGATCGAAGTGGTCAGCGGCCTGAGCGAGCAGGAGAAGGTCACCCTGGGTCAGGGCAAACCGGCCAGCAACAATGACGTGGAGATCATGCTGTGA